From the Trichoplusia ni isolate ovarian cell line Hi5 chromosome 1, tn1, whole genome shotgun sequence genome, the window GATGGTTTTATTGATTATGTTACAGTTCATGCTCCCAAAATTGGCATAACTTCTAAAATATTATGTCCGCAACTGTAGGCCCCCGTCGAATAATTCTAATTCTGTATTTAATTTCGCACAGACCATCCATTCCGCAATTCACACTTTTCCTATTTTCAGGTACTTGAAAACAGTATGGCGTGCTACCAACATACTCTCCTTACACCGAATCTACGCCGTAGCAGTGTACTGCATCGTAGCGACAGTCTTCCGACACCACTTGTTCGTATGGAGCGTATTCTCCCCAAAACTCCTCTATGACTTCGTAGCAACCGTGTTCAGCATTCAGGCGCTAGTGACTATCGCGCAAATAGAAATGTTAGCCCATATTACGAATATGTTAGCTAGAACGTTCACGTATAAGTCAAGACTGTGATATACTTAGGTAGATAGCACATAATGAACTATTTTTCAAGGTTATCTATGAGTGATTTGTAAGACTTTTACCCGGGTTCTGGAAAGCTGATTGATTTGATTGCGTGAtactaaaacattaatataaaacgaataaaaacgCTTTTGTGTTGAACAGCGTTCGAGAAGCCGGCTGCTATACGCATGTTGCTTGCCATGGATATCGTGTGATGCGTATTAGTACTTACGTCCaatgataagttttatttaatatttatgtttaattttatgttggGTTTGTTTGAGTACAAGCTCTTATGTGAGGGACGATTGACTATTTAAGTTAAGGtacaataaataagaatatagtATAAGCAATGTTTTGGCAGACATTAAGTTGTGCTTTAAAGAAAGCACAATATCAAGTTTTTTATGGTGCCATTGAAAATAACTTGTGTACCCTGATAAAAGAAATATGGATAGAGAtgattttttgtgtgtttatttatataccatTCCATgaacaaataacatttaattaaatttatatttttgtattcgttATTCCATACAAGattgttgttataaaaataaaacgaaaaaataaataacatttttttattagtgtaaGTGTATATTGGAACCAccacttttttgtttattttttatttttattgacatttttattctatAGGAATCGTAAAGACCCCTTACCAAACCAATGACCTAAATAAAcctaattttacattattttgtgtgcattttaatttaattgccaaaaataaaaatacaaacattccaaaagtaataattagaaattaattgcTAACTTTCAGTATAAGTGTTTCACCACCTGGAAGCGATATGTAGAAGACAATGTTTAGGaatcgtattaatttatttctagtgTTGGCTACCTAAAGTATTCTAGCTGGTggtgaaacataaataaatgcgaTTCGACAGCACCCATTAGCCAGAGACAAATGCTTCCaaaattcaacataaaaatattcacttcTAAACAAAATTGGAATGCTTCTGTTTACCCGAATACTTTAGCCTTCACAAGGAATATACATTCGAAAAATATTAACGTTTGACTTTAATTTGTTCTATAAATACCAGCAGAATATGACCTTtggatactatttttttttacctacatATGTTACATTTTGGCACTAACTATAGACACAAAATTTTAACgcatatacataattatatacataaaatttaGACATAAATGCACAGTGGCAAAATGTAAAGACGATACAATGattgcaataattataaaacatgtaaCTACCTAGCCCTTGGTTAAAATGCAGTAGGTATCATAAATATTGtctaattgtaatatttgtaatgataAATAATCCCAAAATAAAGAGGATTTGAATCAATAATCACGgtgatgtaatatttatttatctaaatacacaaataagTCATTGTTTTATCTAAACGATAAATTATATCGTTTAATcagaaaatattgaagataCCGGCCTTCCCCGAATTTGTTCTATTAGGAATTAGATTAGAACAACAAATGGAGTGTATgtaaagttttcatttaatcaCTACTATTTGTTCTGTTGCGATATTCTTGTAATTTATTGGTCAAATATGCTTTACAACAGTAAAATTTACTTGATAATTTTCTTTCGTTTTCCatgaatgtcttttttttaatatttagctgcatatatcaataataatgtataagatgtactgtatataaatttatttttaaagtggaacttatggagtttcttgccagttTTTATCCATAAGAATGTCAATTTGGCACCGTCCAACTAAAGTCAATACTGTAACGTctgaaaacggcctatttgagaaaaaaacttttgattttggttttgattatataatttaaacgTCAGCGAGCGATAGTCATAGTGAAAATAATTcgtaatttgtataaatataaaaaaatattgagattgCGCTAGGGCAAATCTAGACACCTTTTGTtaacgtaaatatttacatcagTAACAATAACTATACATATGTTCTCTCGTTATCGATACGCGCGGAGACGATTGCTTATCGAAAGCTTATGATTTTCTTTATCAACGAAGATATGACGTGGCCTTAAGTATAGTGTGCACCATCCCCTCCTATTACACCATTGGATCCTCTACAGCCTGCGGAAGTAACAACAACATTAACAAACATTCAGCTAACGCACGAAACTCTAATTACGTAAAATGAGATGAATAGACCTGACGGGGTAAATAGGAACGGCTTTTGTAAGGTTTTATgacatttgtaaatatatagaTGATGACTTTCCTTTGTACAAAAACATGCGAGAATAGCAACGGTTTCCCTTTGCATAATCCCTGCAAACCTTCCCCGTATTAACGTGAACCCTTATCCTCTTAGTAAGGGTTTACGTTAATACTTTACTACTACTTTAAATTCTTCAAAGAATGTTACACTACTTttcttaaagtttaaataaacctacattaaaatgaaataaaatacattcaataaGGTTTTCCCTTACCAATGTGAGGTGTCGCTACGTCAATGTGATTGTATCTTGTACCGGTAGACGAGGACGCTGGCCACTCCCACCAGCAGACTTAGAAGCAGCGAACCCCACATCAGCATCTATATATAAACCATCATTTCTCTGATATTGTATTGATATGTTCTAAATACTATATGTATAACTACTTTATAATCGACAGTTGAACATGACTTCGGTTACTAATTCTTATTATAAGCGTTTAGGGATCATAATTATAAGCCGAATTGAAGACTCTAAGCAAAAAGTCTATaaaaaccctattactaaggctccgcgaACAGTCAGTCTGTCACTTGACTATCTCATGAACCGAGCTAGGcatatgaaaattttatttgttgccactagaataaaataaaaatcgattatAACTAGGATTGGTTCAGTCATAAATGATGGGTGACTAATGTTTTTTTGCGAATttgttaatgtaattataaCCAGGATTCCATTGTTTCATAGTTGCAGCACTTGCAGCCAAAATTTTACTCAGAGGAACCAGTCACCTTATTCTTGGAGGGCTTCTTATCAGGCGCGCCGGGCTTCCCCTGCGCGCTGGTCCCCAGCATGCGCTTGGCGAGCCTCCTCTCGAGGGAGCGGTCGCGCGTGGCGCGCTGCTCGCAGCGCTGCAGCTCCTTGCGGGCGCCCGCGTCCTcgggcgcggccagcgcggccgcgCGGGCTGCCTCCAGGGCCTCAGAGTTCTTGCCCATGGCAGATAGGATGCGGGACTTCCGATACAGAGCTTTTGCGTTCTTCGGTTGGCAGGTCAACACTCGGGTTACGGCctgtaaaaatatgaaaatattctttGGAGTTTCTTATGAAAAACGTTTTGTAGACAAGGCGTCCTCGAACTGTCAAATACTCATACGCTATTTGCGAGATAGGAAAGTAATGCTGCCTTCAACTATAATTCCATATATCAGCACATGAAAGAGCGTCAATTATCCCAGTCTTCGGCAGACTGCATCAATCTGCTGCCAGCCACTTGCTATGTAGGGCCGAAGTCCCCGTCagattcataatattatattgctttGTGCTGTATGTGGATAGTCGATTATACCTGTAAAGCAGCTTCATAAGCGCCAGCCTTCAGTTGTGCCGCCGCCATATTGTTGTGGACCCGCAGCCGCTCCTCCAGCAGCGCTTGCAGGGCATCCGAGGTGGGAGCCAGGTCACCGCTGGGCGTGGGCTCGGTGATCCCGCCGTCCGTCTCGTCGAGCACGTCCAGCGCGCGCCGGTACAGCTGCACGGCGAGCTGAGCCTCCCCGCGACCGTACCACCAGTTGCCGCGTGCACGCCGTCGAATgctaaacaaaaattttgtttatgataGTTCAGTAAATAactaatacacattttttttaaacgccaTGTAagatcaaaaacatatttattggaAATCCAGCGACTAGCATTAATCatctacataaacatttttttcgatGTTATCCTATTGGTTAACATATCTTAGTTTTTCGGCTTTACTTATATGTATGGGTAGGATAATAAGACCTTATGATGCTAATTTGAAACTAAACCTACACTGTCTAGGTACTTTTGAACATAGAGAATATCTGCGTGTATTCTTACCAAAAACTAGGAAATAACtgttgtaaagaaaaaatatacattgtttATGCTGCGCGCTTCAAATAAGTTGGTGGACCAAGCCCTTAAAAAGAGGGTTCGTTCATACAGCAACGAAACTCAAGGTCCGCAACTAAAACTGAATATTCAGGGAAGGACTAAGCAGATAAAATAACTATGAGATAACTCTAGTAGATATCCAATTCTTACGTTTCCTGTTTGGTGTTTCCTTgcaacatacattttataccgATAGATAAATATCACGTACGGTATGTACTACatgagaataattaaaattatcacagtagttattctattattaaatggACTTGTTTAAGTAATGATAAATTTTCAGGACAGCTTTTTCTgattagtggtttcttaggtttacgcaaatgttagacactgaaatgaaactacttttacggattttatcgcggtttaattttttctgatttttatcgactcccgcagtaaggtatttaatccttgtgtcgcggagggtttcacagtCACGTGAGCAGAGTCGCCCgggctcaggacaagcatttttggatcacacgaaagcttgtcctacgagagCACAGAACCAGCAAGACGTAgcgcagtgggtttgacgtggagACTTTAATCATTAGGATATCAGTTCCGGGGTGTGAAAATAATTCAGATATTTACAGATCTATACTGCCAGCCTGGGCCTAGGTTTTGACCACAATAAGAGTGTTATGCCCAACAAAGATGAGACCAgttttgaataatgaaatttatttatgactagTAAAACAAGTTCTTCAAAACTGATTTATTGGGAACTTTCTCTTAAGTCGATATCGAATTCGAattgatttcatttaaaaccaGTTATTTTTACATGCAACATAGAAACTTAGAGTTAACGTATCCTGTTTGTTAACATAACATAGAGGACTTTCTTcaagttttttaaagtataatataaatcatTGCTCAAACTTAAGGCGCACTTAGTTAATTTcctataaaaatagaatataccaaaaataagtCTACCACAAACAAAcgatttataacattttcttcaAGTTTAACTCGAATACCCAAGGTCTATAAATGGCAAGGTCACATAGGCAATATTCACAGCCTACGTCGAAATTCGTGGCGTGTTAAATATCGCCATCACGGCCAAAGGGACCATAAACATAAGAACCGTAACTGTTcgacaaaacaaaattgtgtgATTTCATTTTG encodes:
- the LOC113494717 gene encoding peptidyl-prolyl cis-trans isomerase FKBP8-like; translated protein: MSEGEGTLVDKSESSSFEDLAAAAAHEIEEAKLAEAAAAKENKESSDETKTDEWQDVLGSGALLKKIIKIGDESSGLRPHRSDICRISYEIKIKDTEHVVEKRDQVKIYLGDNEILQGMDLAVTMMYKGEECLLQMAPRFAYGENGLKPGESLGSVGELDGPKYEGPVIGADTWLDVRVELHDWDEEPELDHYSIAERMEIGIRRRARGNWWYGRGEAQLAVQLYRRALDVLDETDGGITEPTPSGDLAPTSDALQALLEERLRVHNNMAAAQLKAGAYEAALQAVTRVLTCQPKNAKALYRKSRILSAMGKNSEALEAARAAALAAPEDAGARKELQRCEQRATRDRSLERRLAKRMLGTSAQGKPGAPDKKPSKNKMLMWGSLLLSLLVGVASVLVYRYKIQSH